One segment of Methylocella silvestris BL2 DNA contains the following:
- a CDS encoding threonine aldolase family protein — protein MDFTSDNTSGVSEKIMQAILKANAGSSAAYGVDPFTARASALLSEIFEKELAVFLVATGTAANALALGALCPPWGAVFCHARAHIFEDECGAPEMFTAGAKLVGVAGEAGRIAPSALRESLAAFPRGAVKQVQPAALSLSQATEAGAVYDLAELTELCRIAHDAGLGVHMDGARFANALVELNCSPAEMSWKAGIDILSFGATKNGALACEAIIVFDPAKAASLPFQRKRGGHLLSKGRFLGAQMAAYLENGHWLDNARVANAHAARLAAGLAEASGVRMPWPRQANEVFAILPARADAALRAAGVRYYDWSDRDFGEMRRDGEVFVRLLTSFATQAAEVDAFIALARG, from the coding sequence ATGGACTTTACGAGCGACAATACCTCCGGCGTCAGCGAAAAAATAATGCAGGCGATTCTCAAGGCGAACGCCGGATCGTCTGCGGCCTATGGCGTCGATCCCTTCACCGCGAGGGCCTCCGCCCTCCTGAGCGAGATCTTCGAAAAGGAGCTCGCGGTCTTTCTCGTTGCGACTGGCACGGCGGCCAATGCGCTCGCGCTTGGCGCCCTTTGCCCGCCCTGGGGCGCCGTCTTCTGCCATGCGCGCGCCCACATCTTCGAGGATGAATGCGGCGCGCCCGAGATGTTCACCGCGGGGGCCAAGCTCGTCGGCGTCGCCGGCGAGGCCGGCCGGATTGCGCCATCCGCCTTGCGCGAGTCGCTGGCCGCCTTTCCGCGCGGCGCCGTGAAGCAGGTTCAGCCGGCGGCGCTGTCGCTGTCGCAGGCGACGGAAGCCGGCGCGGTCTATGACCTTGCGGAACTCACTGAGCTCTGCCGCATCGCCCATGACGCCGGCCTCGGCGTCCATATGGACGGCGCGCGCTTTGCCAACGCCCTTGTCGAACTCAACTGTTCGCCGGCTGAAATGAGCTGGAAGGCCGGGATCGACATTCTGTCTTTCGGAGCGACCAAGAACGGCGCCCTGGCCTGCGAGGCGATTATCGTCTTCGATCCGGCCAAGGCGGCGAGCTTGCCGTTCCAGCGCAAGCGCGGCGGGCATCTCTTGAGCAAGGGCCGCTTTCTCGGCGCGCAGATGGCGGCCTATCTCGAAAACGGCCATTGGCTCGACAATGCGCGCGTCGCCAACGCCCATGCGGCGCGGCTCGCGGCGGGCCTCGCCGAAGCCTCCGGCGTTCGCATGCCCTGGCCAAGGCAGGCCAATGAGGTTTTCGCAATCCTGCCCGCGCGGGCCGACGCCGCGCTGCGGGCGGCGGGAGTGCGCTATTACGATTGGTCGGATCGCGATTTCGGCGAAATGCGCCGCGACGGCGAGGTTTTCGTGCGGCTGCTCACATCTTTTGCGACGCAAGCGGCGGAAGTCGACGCCTTTATCGCCCTCGCGCGCGGCTGA
- a CDS encoding alpha/beta fold hydrolase codes for MTDRSVGDAGKDKSAADAAERGADAGLCPPGAIVTRIRTADRAALRVARWSCGDVCAGTVVVLPGRAEFIEKYYEVAGELLARNFDVVMMDWRGQGGSSRQAGNPLKGHIGKFDAYQRDLDALRSEILEPYGRLPFFALGHSMAGAILLEQAHAGRSFFERLALTAPMIDLPRLRYARPVRGLTRGLCLTGLARAFAPGAGGATPYLTRPFGGNVLTSDPVRYARMAAYIAASPELAIGGPTIGWASAAFRQMRRFEDGEYPRRILTPTLIVAAGADAVVDTPSIEAFASRLKAGRCITLRRARHEILIERDAIRAQFWAAFDAFIPGSLKGTDPFAASLSAPLS; via the coding sequence ATGACGGATCGAAGCGTCGGCGACGCCGGCAAGGACAAAAGCGCCGCGGACGCAGCTGAGCGCGGCGCCGACGCGGGCCTCTGTCCGCCGGGCGCGATCGTGACGCGGATCCGGACCGCGGACAGGGCCGCCCTGCGCGTCGCGCGCTGGAGCTGCGGCGACGTCTGCGCGGGCACGGTCGTCGTGCTCCCCGGCCGGGCTGAATTTATCGAAAAATATTATGAGGTCGCAGGGGAGCTGTTGGCGCGCAATTTCGACGTCGTCATGATGGACTGGCGGGGGCAGGGCGGCTCGTCGCGCCAGGCCGGCAATCCGCTCAAAGGCCACATCGGCAAGTTCGACGCCTATCAGCGCGATCTCGACGCCTTGCGCAGCGAAATATTGGAGCCCTACGGCCGGCTGCCGTTTTTCGCGCTCGGCCATTCCATGGCGGGCGCGATTTTGCTGGAACAGGCTCATGCCGGCCGGTCGTTTTTCGAGCGTCTCGCGCTCACCGCGCCGATGATCGATCTGCCGAGGCTACGTTATGCGCGGCCCGTCCGCGGCCTCACCCGCGGTCTTTGCCTGACAGGTCTTGCCCGCGCTTTCGCGCCGGGCGCCGGAGGAGCGACGCCCTATCTGACGCGGCCCTTCGGGGGAAATGTGCTGACCTCGGATCCCGTTCGCTATGCGCGGATGGCGGCCTATATCGCCGCCAGCCCGGAGCTCGCCATCGGCGGTCCGACGATCGGCTGGGCTAGCGCCGCCTTTCGTCAGATGAGGCGCTTCGAGGACGGCGAATATCCGCGCCGCATCCTGACGCCGACGCTAATCGTGGCCGCGGGCGCCGACGCAGTCGTCGATACGCCCTCGATCGAGGCTTTCGCGAGCAGGCTGAAGGCCGGCCGCTGCATCACGCTGCGCCGCGCCCGCCATGAAATTCTGATCGAGCGGGACGCCATCCGCGCGCAATTCTGGGCGGCGTTCGACGCCTTCATCCCTGGCTCGCTGAAGGGAACGGACCCTTTCGCGGCAAGCCTCTCGGCGCCCCTGAGCTGA
- a CDS encoding L,D-transpeptidase, translating to MISMKGLIFAVSAAALVASTGAQAFDGGSSGVVRGAAPASPPTQTASLSTELNRAAQPTHTLVPDPTEEKPGTITVDTKNRYLYLSLEGGQAMRYDVGVGREGFEWQGRAYVGRRAQWPTWTPPAAMLKRRPDLPKTMIGGVENPLGARAMYLYNKSGDTMFRIHGTNEPDTIGQAVSSGCIRLLNEDIVDLYERVKVGAVVNVL from the coding sequence ATGATTTCGATGAAAGGGCTTATTTTCGCTGTCTCCGCCGCGGCTTTGGTCGCCTCCACTGGGGCCCAGGCCTTTGACGGCGGATCGTCCGGCGTCGTACGCGGGGCCGCTCCGGCAAGTCCGCCGACTCAGACAGCAAGCCTTTCAACGGAACTCAATCGCGCCGCCCAGCCGACCCACACGCTGGTGCCCGACCCGACCGAGGAAAAGCCCGGCACCATCACCGTCGACACCAAGAACCGCTATCTTTATCTCTCGCTCGAAGGCGGCCAGGCGATGCGCTACGACGTCGGCGTCGGCCGCGAGGGCTTTGAGTGGCAGGGCCGCGCCTATGTCGGGCGCCGCGCGCAATGGCCGACCTGGACGCCGCCGGCGGCCATGCTGAAGCGCCGCCCCGACCTGCCGAAGACGATGATCGGCGGGGTCGAAAATCCGCTCGGCGCCCGCGCCATGTATCTCTACAACAAGAGCGGCGACACCATGTTCCGCATCCACGGCACCAATGAGCCGGATACGATCGGTCAGGCCGTGTCGTCTGGCTGCATCCGGCTGCTCAACGAGGACATCGTCGACCTCTATGAGCGGGTCAAGGTGGGCGCGGTCGTCAACGTGCTCTGA
- a CDS encoding Hsp20 family protein gives MRQFDLSPLYRSTVGFDRLFNMLDQAAGYESAPSYPPYDIERTGEDSYRISIAVAGFGEKDLSVETRENTLSVRGSRAAQTGEGAPATEVLYRGIASRSFERRFQLAEHVHVTKAGLENGLLHVDLVREIPEARKPRQIPIGVEGASAQPQVVSPQKAA, from the coding sequence ATGCGTCAATTCGATCTCTCTCCGCTTTATCGGTCAACTGTCGGATTTGATCGGCTGTTCAACATGCTCGATCAGGCCGCGGGTTATGAATCCGCGCCGAGCTACCCACCCTACGACATCGAGCGGACGGGCGAGGACTCCTACCGGATCTCGATCGCGGTCGCCGGCTTCGGCGAAAAGGACCTTTCCGTCGAAACGCGTGAAAACACGCTGAGCGTGCGCGGCTCGCGCGCGGCGCAGACGGGCGAAGGCGCCCCCGCGACCGAAGTCCTCTACCGCGGCATCGCTTCCCGGTCCTTCGAGCGCCGCTTCCAGCTGGCCGAACATGTTCACGTGACAAAAGCCGGCCTTGAGAACGGGCTGCTTCACGTCGATCTCGTGCGGGAGATTCCGGAAGCGCGCAAGCCGCGCCAGATCCCCATCGGGGTCGAGGGCGCGAGCGCTCAGCCGCAGGTGGTTTCGCCGCAAAAAGCCGCCTAA